Proteins from one bacterium genomic window:
- the argF gene encoding ornithine carbamoyltransferase produces the protein MDLRGRDYTAVLDLTAEEIRTLIDAALEMKTRAKAGERPPLLAGKVLALVFEKPSLRTHVTFQTGMLQLGGHAVYLSPRDIEMGSRESPLDVAKNLERWVDGIAARTFSHETILELARGARVPVVNALSDWEHPCQTLATLLTIRERWGRLNDVRIVWIGDGNNVLRSLAFATGKLGLSLTICAPQAFGLDGDSIARARADAAQSHGTIELTDDPVRAVSAADLILTDVWTSMGQEQEAVARRRAFGPYQVNAALLARAPKDAVVSHCLPAHRGEEITDEIMDGPRCVAFDEAENRLHSQKALLAAIL, from the coding sequence ATGGACCTGCGCGGACGCGACTACACGGCGGTGCTCGATCTGACCGCGGAAGAGATCCGGACGCTCATCGACGCGGCCCTGGAGATGAAGACCCGAGCCAAGGCCGGGGAGCGGCCGCCGCTGCTTGCCGGCAAGGTGCTGGCGCTGGTGTTCGAAAAGCCGTCGCTGCGCACCCACGTGACGTTCCAGACGGGCATGCTGCAACTGGGCGGCCATGCCGTCTACCTCAGCCCGCGGGACATCGAGATGGGCAGCCGCGAGTCCCCGCTCGACGTGGCCAAGAACCTCGAGCGCTGGGTGGACGGCATTGCCGCCCGGACGTTCTCGCACGAGACGATCCTCGAGCTCGCCCGCGGCGCGCGCGTCCCGGTCGTGAACGCGCTGTCGGATTGGGAGCATCCCTGCCAGACGCTCGCGACCCTGCTCACGATTCGCGAGCGGTGGGGGCGGCTCAACGACGTCCGGATCGTCTGGATCGGCGACGGCAACAACGTTCTGCGCTCGCTCGCGTTCGCCACCGGCAAGCTCGGCCTGTCGCTGACCATCTGTGCGCCGCAGGCCTTCGGCCTCGACGGCGACAGCATCGCGCGGGCCCGGGCGGACGCCGCGCAGAGCCACGGGACGATCGAGCTCACCGACGATCCCGTGCGGGCCGTGTCGGCCGCGGACCTTATCCTGACCGACGTCTGGACGAGCATGGGCCAGGAGCAGGAGGCGGTCGCCCGGCGTCGAGCGTTCGGTCCCTACCAGGTCAATGCGGCGCTGCTGGCCCGGGCCCCGAAGGACGCGGTGGTCTCCCACTGTCTGCCGGCCCACCGCGGCGAGGAGATCACGGACGAGATCATGGACGGGCCGCGCTGCGTCGCGTTCGACGAGGCGGAGAACCGCCTCCATTCGCAGAAGGCCCTTCTCGCAGCAATCTTGTAA